A region from the Anomaloglossus baeobatrachus isolate aAnoBae1 chromosome 11, aAnoBae1.hap1, whole genome shotgun sequence genome encodes:
- the LOC142255971 gene encoding uncharacterized protein LOC142255971, translating into MVRSSAALLSCLSILLLVITVQSGDDERSCARMGKEFSACQAHCQPSCDNRKPQICAAMCKPGCKCKKGFINNGRDNECIKPAKCSQCKGSTTYSEQGNKCTESCKAVINPKLPCPRNMETGCFCKEKGYVFLDDGKTCVHPKDCPRPGHNNPGPGPGHYDPKPGPGHYDPRPGPGHNNPGPGPGHYDPRPGPGHYDPRPGPGNYH; encoded by the exons ATGGTGCGATCATCTGCAGCGCTGCTCTCCTGCCTGA GCATCCTCCTCTTGGTGATAACTGTACAATCAGGAGATG atGAGAGATCTTGTGCTAGAATGGGCAAAGAATTTTCTGCGTGTCAAGCGCACTGTCAGCCATCCTGCGATAATAGAAAACCTCAAATCTGTGCTGCCATGTGCAAGCCAGGATGTAAATGCAAGAAGGGCTTCATAAACAACGGCAGGGACAACGAATGTATAAAACCAGCAAAGTGCTCTCAGTGCAAGGGGAGCACCACGTACTCCGAACAGGGAAACAAGTGCACCGAATCCTGCAAAGCCGTCATCAACCCGAAATTACCATGCCCAAGAAACATGGAAACCGGCTGCTTCTGTAAAGAAAAAGGATACGTTTTTCTAGATGACGGCAAGACATGTGTCCATCCTAAGGACTGCCCCAGACCTGGACACAACAACCCCGGACCTGGACCTGGCCACTACGACCCCAAACCTGGACCTGGCCACTACGACCCCAGACCTGGACCTGGCCACAACAACCCCGGACCTGGACCTGGCCACTACGACCCCAGACCTGGACCTGGCCACTACGACCCCAGACCTGGACCTGGCAACTATCACTAA